DNA from Onthophagus taurus isolate NC chromosome 2, IU_Otau_3.0, whole genome shotgun sequence:
acagttagtgtttgcttaattaatttttttctcagaaactattaatttttcgaagaacatcagagaggcaaaaaagttttagaatattttcgtctatctaaataaaatatttccaatgtatttatcatcgtcataaaaaagatctagacaaaaattgaacgggggtggttatgtttagtaacttagaagggaagattgaaagtacaaataggctcgaaacatgccctattataagctaaacatatttcccaaatttcattttcttggtgttaatggttttcgggtaaataaaataaaccaaaattttttgcCATTTTTGAAGGGGCGTAGCTCCGCAGGGGAGTCGAAATCGCTGATAGTTTATATgagaaagtacccttaaaattgcctaaagaatcaccccctgaagtttgggcacgtaattcagatacaccctgtatatgggCCAGCAGTTACCTTCCGCTGTAATTAATGCACGGTTAAAAGTATTCCTGTTAAAAAATGCGTTTTATTCCacacaagaatttttaaattgtaatgtTGATGATATGTAAATTTTGAGTAATCCTGTAGTTTTAATTACTACATGTAATATGTGTGTTTTGACAGGTGTAAGAGTGCATGCACTTTTTtgcataaataaagaaatattaatattaataagcTTACAGTTTCAAACATATATGTCTAATTAGGTTGCTTAGATTAgcttacaacaaaaatttttgatcttCACTAAAACGGTACTAACATGTACTTACAGTAATTTAACATTATCTGGAGAATCAAATTCCTCTAATCCAAACGCTGATTAGGTTAATTCAATAACCacaaaaaattagaattaaaatggTAGACTTCCTCCCAATTAACTCCAAGATTGGATCAACAGTTTATGTTGGTATTATTGTGGGACACGCTGTATCTACACCAACTCtttgaaacaataattaaaatcgtaAATACCGTACTCAAAATTGTAGTTATCATCGATTGAAATTGTAGAACCGTTAACAATTGCGGTCGTAAATACGGGTACGGTTAAATATCGTAAAAGCTGACAATGTAAAACGGTATGCGCACACATCCTCCATAATAACACTAATATCGCATGTCGCCAACAACGGTCTGTTGCAATTCTAATGTGTAGTGCAATAAAACAAACATTTCAAACGGTCATTATCGTTATTGTCTTTTTTGGTTTGGCAAACCCACCACCAGGTAAATaaccatttaattaattatcagcCAATTCGATAATTTTTGCTTTTGCAATTACGCAGTTATAAAGTGAAGGTTTTATATTAAAGTTTTCTAAATGATtacttgaattttttgttaatttattttttaatttgttttagagGAGGGGTCACACCCGTATCCCAGTTTTTGAGACACGGCGCCCCGACCGGCTACCATCTCCAACAGAAACTTTAGAAGACTTGAATCCGACTGACATCTCGCGAAAAAGTCACGAGTTAAACTCGAAAGATATCGGAAAGCGGGTTCGAATAGCGGATAAAGAAGGTACGTTGCGGTACGTTGGTAGTGTGGGATTCGCGAGCGGCATCTGGTGCGGTGTAGAATTAGAAACGTCGGTTGGTAAACATGATGGTTGCGTCCGTGGAGTGCGTTATTTCAGTTGCCCGCCGTTACGCGGTCTTATGGCAACGGTCGCCAAAGTTTCTCTCGTCGATGAAATTGCGGTCGATGCCGTTTCAGGACCTTACAGTATGATCTTCGATGTCCGGGAAGAGCCGGTCGTTGCGCAAACAGCTAAATCTCTAAACACTACGATAGTTACGGTTCCTTTTAATAAATCGACTTTAGAGAAAGATTTAGAGAAAACGTTAGTTTCGAATGAAATTACGGCCAgcaaattggaaaaaatcgattatacGATTCATTCCGAAACTATTAGCTTAGAAAAGTCTGCTGAGGGATGTTTTGTCACTTTTATAAACCAAGATCTGGATGTAACtattaataatgataataatgttaaaaattttactagAACAATTAACGCTAGCGTGGATAGTAATGAAACGATTGATAAGGATGTAAATGATACGGTGATTTTGGAGAAAAGAAAAGTCCCATCTGAATTATATTTGAAATGTAACGAATCGTTTGTAATCAGTATGAGTGATACCTTTGAAAGACCACGAAGCTATCCGACTTCAAACGAATACGGGATAAAAAAGTCATCAACTCCCGTGAgaattcaatcaaaaaaatcaaatctttCGCCGATACGTACCGAGGAAGATCCTATTAAACGAGACTCTTTCGATTGTGATGAATCGTTAGGAATCTTATCTTTAGAAAACATGAACGAAATGTCGTTAATTTCTCGATCGCCTTCTTCTGAAAACATACAATCGCTACCGAAGGACCCCAATAAAGATCTTAGCATTTTAGACATTAACGATCTTTCTTTGTTTATGGTTAAGCCAGAATCCAAAGCCCTCGACTTGGGTTTTGcggataaaaaagattttacaCTAACCAGAATCGAACAAACACCGTCTCCGGAAGAACTGCCATTAGATCCAACACCAATCGTAGAAATAGAACCTAAACAGGTTCaaacaaaaactaattttatcaCTAGCATAACCAGCATTACCAGTATCGACACGGGTTATCAAGGTGACGGTGAAATGTCTCGCCCGGCAAGTAGAGGTGCTGATAATTCACCGTTAACGCGTAGACCTTTACCTCGACCTCAACCAAGAAGACCCGATCCCATGACAGACTCGGATTTCTACACAGAAAGCGATGCTGACCATGAGGATCACAAAGGCGATCGAAAAGCTCAAGTTATCGACGGTACTTTATACGGACCTGATGCCCAATCATCAGCGGACATTTACAACATCAATCAAAGAGAAAACATGGACTCATCCGGTATTTTCACCGATTTAGAATCAAATAAACccgaagaaaagaaagaagaattaaGCCCATCGCAGTCGACAAAGACAATATCCGATACTAGCcctaatgaaaatttaatcgaTCTTCAATCGCCAGATTCCAGAAATGTTTCCGATAGTACAGTTAAAGAAATGCCTTTGAAACGGCACAGTCCGTCACCTTCTAGTATTACATCAAGTCCAACAAGTGTTAGATCGCCGAGACACGTTCCAAAAGAGGActgtaaaaaatataaagtacCGAAACGAAATGTCACGTCGAAAGTTAAAGCTTTACTTGATACCACTGTTGTACATAATCCCGAAACTAaacctcaaaaaaaagttGGAAGATGGGATgctgttatgaataaaatttctaaaaatcaaGGAGAACAACTCAAACATAATTTAAAAGAGATTAAATCGAAAGTTTTTAGTAGTATCCACGTTAACGTTAATAAAGGAGATGGTAAAGAGATTGGAGTTGGATTAGCTGGCACTTCGAGACAAAACAAATCACCAAATAATAAAACGTAAGAATTATTTGCTTTCACTTTCTGTTTGATTTATTCTGTTTTGGGATTAAATTACGTAATAAATATTCGAACGTACTAAATTCAACTCATCCCATTGTATGCAAGTTTGGTATTTTAGTACGTATTAATGCAAAATAATGTATTGTGCGCAGATTCCAAAAGAGAATAATTCATGTGATATTCAAATTATTCCAGTATTATCGGGTTAATTTAGAATTCGTTCAAAGGGAACAATTCGAACGGTCTTTTTACACTGTTTAGTAGGattaaaaaatccaaataaacaataatgaatgtagcaaaattaaa
Protein-coding regions in this window:
- the LOC111415166 gene encoding CAP-Gly domain-containing linker protein 1 isoform X2; protein product: MSTRRGHTRIPVFETRRPDRLPSPTETLEDLNPTDISRKSHELNSKDIGKRVRIADKEGTLRYVGSVGFASGIWCGVELETSVGKHDGCVRGVRYFSCPPLRGLMATVAKVSLVDEIAVDAVSGPYSMIFDVREEPVVAQTAKSLNTTIVTVPFNKSTLEKDLEKTLVSNEITASKLEKIDYTIHSETISLEKSAEGCFVTFINQDLDVTINNDNNVKNFTRTINASVDSNETIDKDVNDTVILEKRKVPSELYLKCNESFVISMSDTFERPRSYPTSNEYGIKKSSTPVRIQSKKSNLSPIRTEEDPIKRDSFDCDESLGILSLENMNEMSLISRSPSSENIQSLPKDPNKDLSILDINDLSLFMVKPESKALDLGFADKKDFTLTRIEQTPSPEELPLDPTPIVEIEPKQVQTKTNFITSITSITSIDTGYQGDGEMSRPASRGADNSPLTRRPLPRPQPRRPDPMTDSDFYTESDADHEDHKGDRKAQVIDGTLYGPDAQSSADIYNINQRENMDSSGIFTDLESNKPEEKKEELSPSQSTKTISDTSPNENLIDLQSPDSRNVSDSTVKEMPLKRHSPSPSSITSSPTSVRSPRHVPKEDCKKYKVPKRNVTSKVKALLDTTVVHNPETKPQKKVGRWDAVMNKISKNQGEQLKHNLKEIKSKVFSSIHVNVNKGDGKEIGVGLAGTSRQNKSPNNKTRRTRIRSTNVPSTTTTVNTKTNSINSSLSDLSGASPIKKCGSAKKQREDVRVFRPPQILLPNSTPKSLTPNRNTSVNNLEAKKPSPASNDAKTSTRKNLFNSKEKKKEPPVKECNRTTVKGGRVSPTTRSPPQQRAQLKAAPKTAEALAVLVQHLVFELEAFRVPSLKKEVQKVRTDAEEARLSCQHLEEKLLEVNAVHAAEIEEERAKYRSEITSLLEQHRNRITQLKNASAENEQKLRLQIQNLSAKYENLEKEHQASMNILREENDSIREQIDEKNGYIESLKLQKGESEKFKRSYKDQVNSLMHELVVVREENDTLLNHSKNEGNTSIQEVLSLRAVLDLKQTELQDIRKALATATQKAELVPALEEKANALSAKCEDLVSQLDRKNICEIQLVREKKKLEESLKEELNQKRCLIQRNEELQWKLQQNKEVVTKVIEQAEEGSFNRSILSTSFNERHMTPRHLERTLSFRETKPMIRETTINCRKSKNSYDLDFDDISPPSSPKVKGVVEKSDSVSYVLEMDESPEVVASRIVRRSFRNTTPPKSTPTKSPSNKRARMKTNPLSLSSSAGAIVSNTKIKRRLSNGDCEQDNFLLGMPITSTPMQRRDDDDNSSSHDDSTCKEENLDIDEEHDVHVQIPSLPSEIGRNNNRENLPMPKHLAGETMIFEMNSDDESTTSSSSGQL